GGCTCtaaagccaaaacaacacaggTACAGTCCTCACACGACCAACGCAcattggaacaataatcgacagcccaatggGGAAACAACGGGCATATTTACACAAATACAAAGTGtgaatggggaccaggtgtgcgcAATGACACAGTTCTGGAGTGATCCGTGACAATACtgttctaccattatactatagtttactgctctaccattatactatggTTTACTGTtcctgctctaccattatactatagtttactgctctaccattatactatggtttactgctctaccattatactatggtttactgctctaccattatactatagattactgctctaccattatactatagtttactgttcctgctctaccattatactatagtttactgttcctgctctaccattatactatagtttactgttctaccattatactatagttactgctctaccattatactatagtttactgttctaccattatactatggtttactgctctaccattatactatggTTTACTGTtcctgctctaccattatactatagttactgttctaccattatactatagtttactgttctaccattatactatagtttactgctctaccattatactatagtttactgttctaccattatactatggtttactgctctaccattatactatagttactgttctaccattatactatagtttactgctctaccattatactatagtttactgctctaccattatactatagtttactgctctaccattatactatggtttactgctctaccattatactacggtttactgctctaccattatactatggtttactgctctaccattatactatagtttactgctctaccattatactatggtttactgctctaccattatactatggtttactgctctaccattatactatggtttactgttctaccattatactatagtttactgctctaccattatactatagtttactgctctaccattatactatggtttactgctctaccattatactatagtttactgctctaccattatactatggTTTACTGTtcctgctctaccattatactatagtttactgttctaccattatactatagtttactgttctaccattatactatagttactgttctaccattatactatagtttactgctctaccattatactatagtttactgttctaccattatactatagttacTGTTCTAGCATTATACTATAGTttactgctctaccattatactatagtttactgttctaccattatactatagttactgttctaccattatactatggTTTACTGTTCCtgttctaccattatactatagtttactgttcctgttctaccattatactatagtttactgctctaccattatactatggtttactgttctaccattatactatggtttactgctctaccattatactatagtttactgctctaccattatactatagtttactgttctaccattatactatggtttactgctctaccattatactatggTTTACTGTTCCTGCTCTACCATTAAACTATAGTTTACTGTtcctgctctaccattatactatagtttactgctctaccattatactatggtttactgctctaccattatactatagtttactgttctaccattatactatagttactgttataccattatactatagattACTGTtcctgctctaccattatactatagtttactgttcctgctctaccattatactatagtttactgttttaccattatactatagtttactgttcctgctctaccattatactatagtttactgttctaccattatactatagattactgctctaccattatactatagtttactgttctaccattatactatagattactgctctaccattatactatagtttactgttctaccattatactatagtttactgttcctgctctaccattatactatagattactgctctaccattatactatagtttactgttctaccattatactatggtttactgttctaccattatactatagtttactgttcctgctctaccattatactatagtttactgctctaccattatactatagtttactgctctaccattatactatggtttactgctctaccattatactatggTTTACTGTtcctgctctaccattatactatagattactgctctaccattatactatagttactgttcctgctctaccattatactatagattactgctctaccattatactatagttactgttcctgctctaccattatactatagattactgctctaccattatactatagttactgttcctgctctaccattatactatagtttactgctctaccattatactatagattactgctctaccattatactatagttactgttcctgctctaccattatactatagattactgctctaccattatactatagttactgttcctgctctaccattatactatagattactgctctaccattatactatagttactgttcctgctctaccattatactatagtttactgctctaccattatactatagtttactgctctaccattatactatggTTTACTGTtcctgctctaccattatactatagtttactgctctaccattatactatagttactgttctaccattatactatggtttactgttctaccattatactatagttactgttctaccattatactatggTTACTGTTCTACCAATATACTATAGTttactgctctaccattatactatagtttactgttctaccattatactatggtttactgctctaccattatactatggtttactgctctaccattatactatagattactgctctaccattatactatagattactgctctaccattatactatagattactgctctaccattatactatagtttactgctctaccattatactatagtttactgttgctgctctaccattatactatagtttactgttgctgctctaccattttactatagtttactgttcctgttctaccattatactatagattactgctctaccattatactatagttactgttcctgctctaccattatactatagtttactgctctaccattatactatagtttactgttcctgctctaccattatactatagattactgctctaccattatactatagattactgctctaccattatactatagtttactgctctaccattatactatggtttactgctctaccattatactatagattacttctctaccattatactatagattactgctctaccattatactatagattactgctctaccattatactatagattactgctctaccattatactatagattactgctctaccattatactatagtttactgttctaccattatactatagtttactgctctaccattatactatagtttactgttctaccattatactatagtttactgttctaccattatactatagtttactgttctaccattatactatagtttaCTGTTCCTGCTCTACCTTTATGCTATAGTTACtgttctaccattatactatagattACTGTtcctgctctaccattatactatagttactgttctaccattatactatagattactgctctaccattatactatagatttctgctctaccattatactatagattactgctctaccattatactatggttactgttctaccattatactatagttactgttctaccattatactatagttactgttcctgctctaccattatactatagtttactgctctaccattatactatagttactgttcctgctctaccattatactatagttactgttctaccattatactatagttactgttcctgctctaccattatactacaGTTCACTTCTGGTGCATTTCTTataatgcagaagacacatttccgcTTCTAAATGGATTAACAGAGAAACACTAAGACTAATGCCAGTTGGAAAGATTTGCCCTACAATGCACTGATGTTATCTTGTTGACACCAATCCAATGAAACAATCAGACCATAACACAATGACAATATAACATATGTGTATTGTAACACAATCATGCTCTATGGTTGCCCTtgaaaccagtgtgtgtgtgtgtgtgtgtgtgtgtgtgtgtgtgtgtgtgtgtgtgtattgactgTGAGGACATGACGACAGGTCAAAGCAGGCCGTTTATTTTTCCACAATTTTTTCATAAATATTAGCCCAGTCTcaccgcaacacacacacacacacacacacacacacacacacacacacacacacacacacacacacacacacacacacacacacacacacacacacacacacacacacacacacacacacacacacacacactatttgagAAAGTGGAAATGCAGCCAAGCAGCTGGAACGGGGGCTGACGAGGCGTGAAAAGCGTTCTGCTCTCTGCCAATAAACTGCCTCGACGCCACTCTGTACTGTCCTGGGGGTTTGTTGTCGCGTGTCCGTGTGTCTGTACTGTCCTGGGGGTTTGTTGTCGCGTGTCCGTGTGTCTGTACTGTCCTGGGGGTTCGTCgtcgtgtgtccgtgtgtctgtaCTGTCCTGGGGGTTCGTCGTCGCGTGTCCGTGTGTCTGTACTGTCCTGGGGGTTCGTCGTCGCGTGTCCGTGTGTCTGTACTGTCCTGGGGGTTCGTCGTCGCTTGTCCGTGTGTCTGTACTGTCCTGGGGTTTCGTCgtcgtgtgtccgtgtgtctgtaCTGTCCTGGGGGTTCGTCGTCGTGTGTTCGTGTGTCTGTACTGTCCTGGGGGTTCGTCGCCGCTTGTCCGTGTGTCTGTACTGTCCTGGGGTTTCGTCGTCGTGTGTTCGTGTGCCTGTACTGTCCTGGGGGTTCGTCGTCGTGTGTTCGTGTGTCTGTACTGTCGTGGGGGTTCATCGTCGTGTGTTCGTGTGTCTGTACTGTTCTGGGGTAtcatctgtgtatgtgtgtgtgtattgttctgTGTCCGTGTGTCTTTACTGTCCTGGGGGTTCGtcggtgtggttgtgtgtttgtaCTCAGACAGACCTTGGTCAAGTACaaatgtaaaatatttgaaaCAGACTGACTATTGCAGCAGGTTCCTATGTACAGTTCAGCTCAGGTTATCTGAACGCATTTGACCCAGGTGTGGTTGGCCTCTACTTCTGACAGGCCGTACTGTACAATCTCTCTGGTTACAGCACGGATCTTCAATAACAGGAAGTGAataacaggtagcctagtggttagagcgtttgggCAAGTAACCAGAAGGTTTatggattgaatcccagagctgacaaggtaagaatctgtcattctgcccctgaacaaggcagttaacccactcttccccGGTAGGTTGTCATTGCAAATgataatttgttcataactgacttgcatagttaaataaaggttatatttaAAAATGTTCAATTaaaacgttttttgttgttgtctttaATAGGTTTTTATTGAGCTTTCCTTATCCTCCTGGGGAGCTTGAAAATCTAGTGTAGAAAATACTGAGCCTGAATATCTAGTGTAGAAAATAATGAGCCTGAATATCGAGTGTAGAAAATACTGAGCCTGAATATCTAGTGTAGAAAATACTGAGCCTGAATATCTAGTGTAGAAAATACTGTGCCTGAATATCTAGTGTAGAATATATTGAGCCTGAATATCTAGTGTAGAAAATACTGAGCCTGAATATCTAGTGTAGAAAATACTGAGCCTGAATATCTAGTGTAGAATATACTGAGCCTGAATATCTAGTGTAGAACATACTGTGCCTGAATATCTAGTGTAGAAAATACTGTGCCTGAATATCTAGTGTAGAAATTTACTCATTAGATCCAGCTTATTCGTTGTTCCACACATCTTGGTTGAACTGAGACTGCAAGGTAGCGACTTAATACCTTTCCCCCCCTATACAGACGGTGTGTTCCTCTGTTTAAACCATTAGTCTGTTCTCAGCTCTACCACAATGGATCAGGCCACATGCGGACAATAAAGGAATGGGTTTATATAGGCCTAGTGCTTTTCCAAGTCCTCAAAGACCTTTAAAATGTAAAAGGGAAGTCACCTCATCCACGACCAACACTCACAGGGCCACACATGGAAAGCTTCAGTGAGACTCAGACCCAGGTGGTTTATACTTATAGAGCAGACCTCTTGAACAGTATTGTTTCATCTAACAAAGGCCTGAGGTCTGGTCTGACTGTTCAAAGAGACAAGGAGTAGTGGTAGCTGTTTGTCTCCTCAGCTTTATTGTTCCCCACAGTCTGGAACCAATGTTTCTACAGCATCTTGTCCTTATTACCTTTCCCTGGCTGGCTTAACGAGGTAGCATTGGGAGCTGACTGAGCCAGAGCAGAGCATCGTATTACAGCTGACCTGTGCCTCTAAGGTCACAGCTAACTCAACGCCTCAACATGTCAGAGGGAGGTATCAGTGTGGTTGTGTTACGGTAAAAAGGCTGTGGCTCATGGGTAATGATGGACGACGAATAGGAAGAGAGTGGTAACAACAAGGAAACATCGCTCTGTAACACAAAACATCATCCACTAGTCAGAACCAATCAGAAACACCGCTCTGTAACACAAAACATCATCCACTAGTCAGAACCAATCAGAAACACCGCTCTGTAACACAAAACATCATCCACTAGTCAGAACCAATCAGAAACACCGCTCTGTAACACAAAACATCATCCACTAGTCAGAACCAATCAGAAACACCGCTCTGTAACACAAAACATCATCCACTAGTCAGAACCAATCAGAAACACCGCTCTGTAACACAAAACATCATCCACTAGTCAGAACCAATCAGAAACACCGCTCTGTAACACAAAACATCATCCATTCGTCAGAACCAATCAGAAACATCGCTCTGTAACACAAAACATCATCCACTAGTCAGAACCAATCAGAAACACCGCTCTGTAACACAAAACATCATCCACTAGTCAGAACCAATCAGAAACACCGCTCTGTAACACAAAACATCATCCACTAGTCAGAACCAATCAGAAACACCGCTCTGTAACACAAAACATCATCCACTAGTCAGAACCAATCAGAAACACCGCTCTGTAACACAAAACATCATCCACTAGTCAGAACCAATCAGAAACACCGCTCTGTAACACGAAACATCATCCACTAGTCAGAACCAATCAGaaacactgctctgtaacacaaAACATCATCCACTAGTCAGAACCAATCAGAAACACCGCTCTGTAACACGAAACATCATCCACTAGTCAGAACCAATCAGAAACACCGCTCTGTAACACAAAACATCATCCACTAGTCAGAACCAATCAGAAACACCGCTCTGTAACACGAAACATCATCCACTAGTCAGAACCAATCAGaaacactgctctgtaacacaaAACATCATCCACTAGTCAGAACCAATCAGaaacactgctctgtaacacaaAACATCATCCACTAGTCAGAACCAATCAGAAACACCGCTCTGTAACACAAAACATCATCCACTAGTCAGAACCAATCAGaaacactgctctgtaacacaaAACATCATCCACTAGTCAGAACCAATCAGAAACACCGCTCTGTAGCACAAAACATCATCCACTAGTCAGAACCAATCAGaaacactgctctgtaacacaaAACATCATCCACTAGTCAGAACCAATCAGAAACACCGCTCTGTAACACGAAACATCATCCACTAGTCAGAACCAATCAGAAACACCGCTCTGTAACACGAAACATCATCCACTAGTCAGAACCAATCAGAAACACCGCTCTGTAACACAAAACATCATCCACTAGTCAGAACCAATCAGAAACACCGCTCTGTAACACAAAACATCATCCACTAGTCAGAACCAATCAGAAACACTGCTATGTAACACAAAACATCATCCACTAGTTGTTTACTTGGGGCTGACTTCTTCAGGATGATTAAAGAAGTCTTGTTTGAAGAGGGTGACATCTCTTTCAATGAGCCCAATCATTGGGgggaaaatactttaaagtactacatgcacatttgtggcctactggaggtcattttgcagggcgctggcagtgcacctccttgcacaaaggcggaggtagcggtcctgctgctgggttgttgccctcctacggcctcctccacgtctcctgatgtactggcctgtctcctggtagcgcctccatgctctggacactacgctgacagacacagcaaacctttttgccacagctcgcattgatgtgccatcctggatgaactgcactacctgagccacttgtgtgggttgtagactccgtctcatgctaccactagagtgagagcaccgccagcattcaaaagtgaccaaaacatcagccaggaagcataggaactgagaagtggtctgtggtcaccacctgcagaatcactccttttttgggggtgtcttgctaattgcctataatttccaccttttgtctattcaatTTGcacacagcatgtgaaatttattgtcaatcagtgttgcttcctaagtggacagtttgatttcacagaagtgtgattgacttggagttacattgtgttgtttaagtgttgcctttatttttttgagcagtgtatttttgacaatttttacttttacttcactgcattcctaaagaaaataatgtactttttactccatacattttccctgacagccAAAAGTATTCGTTACTTttttaatgcttagcaggacaggaaaatggtccaattcacgcacttatcaagagaacatccctggtcatccctactacctctgatctggtggactcactaaacacttaGTTTGTAAACACTTAGTTTGTAAACACTTAGTTTGTAAACACTTTGTTTGTAAACACTTTGTTTGTAAACACTTTGTTTGTAAACACTTTGTTTGTAAACACTTAGTTTGTAAACACTTAGTTTGTAAACACTTAGTTTGTAAACACTTAGTTTGTAAACACTTAGTTTGTAAATActtagtttgtaaatgatgtgtgtgttagtgtgcccctggctatccggaaatgtaaaaagcaataaaatgttgccgtctggtttgcttaata
This portion of the Salvelinus fontinalis isolate EN_2023a chromosome 27, ASM2944872v1, whole genome shotgun sequence genome encodes:
- the LOC129825682 gene encoding uncharacterized protein LOC129825682 yields the protein MNPHDSTDTRTHDDEPPGQYRHTNTRRRNPRTVQTHGQAATNPQDSTDTRTHDDEPPGQYRHTDTRRRNPRTVQTHGQATTNPQDSTDTRTRDDEPPGQYRHTDTRRRTPRTVQTHGHTTTNPQDSTDTRTRDNKPPGQYRHTDTRQQTPRTAPGPPFQPGPWPPFQPGPWPPFNQAPAPLFNQAPGPPFQPGPWPPFQPGPWPPFQPGPWPPFQPGPWPPFQPGPWPPFNQAPGPLSTRPLAPFQPGPWPPFNQAPGPPFNQAPGPPFNQAPGLLFNQAPGPPFKTY